The window CAAGAACCATTAAGGTCGATTACCTGGCCCGGGTGGAGGGCGAGGGGAGCCTCTACGTCAGGCTTCAAAACGGCAAGGTGGCGGAGGCCCGCCTGGAGGTCTTCGAGCCACCGCGCTTTTTTGAGGCTTTCCTGCGAGGCCGGGCCTTTGCCGAAGCCCCGGACATCACCGCCCGCATCTGCGGCATATGCCCCGTGGCCTACCAGATGAGCAGTACCCACGCCATGGAAGCGGCGCTCGGCATCCGGGTGACGGGCCCCCTGAGGGACCTGCGGCGGCT is drawn from Bacillota bacterium and contains these coding sequences:
- a CDS encoding nickel-dependent hydrogenase large subunit, whose product is MSARTIKVDYLARVEGEGSLYVRLQNGKVAEARLEVFEPPRFFEAFLRGRAFAEAPDITARICGICPVAYQMSSTHAMEAALGIRVTGPLRDLRRLIYCGEWIESHALHVYMLHAPDFLGYDDALKMAQEHPEAVGRGLRLKKIGNEIVRVLGGREIHPINVCVGGFY